The following is a genomic window from Sphingobacterium spiritivorum.
CCTCCTACACGTTCGCCAGCACCATCCTGATCAAATATCCCCAGTCTTGTTTCTCCTGTCATCTGGACAACAGCAATATCAGATATCCGGATTGGTGTGCCATTTTGGCTTTTGAGTTGAATATTCGCGATTTCATCTATAGATTTCAGATAACCCGAAGTCTTGATGATGTAACCGATATCACTCATCTCGAATTTACGCCCGCCAGCTTCGTTGTTGTTACTGCGGACAGCGGCAATAACCTGCGGAACGGTGAGTTTATAATACAATAGCTTGTTGGGATCGATAGCGATCTGATACTGCTTTTGAAAACCTCCAAAAGAAGCAATTTCACTCACTCCCGGTACATTTTGCAAAGCAAACTTCACGTACCAATCCTGTATGGCACGCTGCTCACCCAGATCCGTATCGGGAGCATCCAGCGTATACCATAACACATGGCCGACCCCCGTACCATCCGGCCCCAGTTGAGGAGTTGCTCCCTGAGGTAATGTACTGGAGATCGTACTGATACGCTCCATAACCCGTTCCCTGGCCCAGTAAACATCCACATCATCTTCAAAAATGACATAGATAAAGCTCATGCCAAACATAGACGAACCTCGCACATATTTGATCTTAGGAATTCCTTGTAAATTCGTAACCAGGGGATAAGTCACCTGATCTTCTATCAGTTGCGGAGACCGGCCCATCCACTCTGTAAATACGATTACCTGATTTTCGGACAAGTCGGGGATCGCGTCTATCGGATTTTTCTTAACCGCAAATACACCCCAGACAAATATCCCAATAGCCAGCACCAACACGATAAATCTGTTGCGCATGGACCATTCTATAATTTGATGTACCATTTAAATTATCCTTTTCCTTAATTTGGTTCCATATCCTGTTATATATTCATCCCGGATTATCACGAAGAAGAGCTAAGGAGGAACAGGCTTGGCCAGTTACCTCCCAGCTTCTCTCATTTTGAACGGCATGAAAATATTAGTGCGCCTTTGAAGGTTTACCTGTACGATCGTACTGGCAGCAACCCGGCAACTTGTCATAAATCTCGTTTTTGGCTTTTACCTGCGGGGTATCATGACCTGCGCTAGCTATCTTTTGTTGGATAGTCTGACTGTTGATTTTATTACTGTTGTAAGTGACGGTCAGCATTTTACTGTTTTTATCCCAGTCAGCATTGGTAATAGCCTCATCTTTTAAGGAAGCTTCTATGCGTTTTTTACACATACCGCAATTCCCCAACACTTTGATTTTTTCAGTTTTGCTTTGTGCCAGAGCCGCAGTACCAAACATGGTCAAGGCCACTATGGCAATCATTTTTAATGATTTCATAAAGATTTGATTTTGTTGTTGTCCTCAAAACTTATGCAAGCGCTAAGAGACAACGGATTAATAAAAAAAAGACATGTAAATTTGAAACGGAATGAACCGTAAGGAAAAGGATTGTTTTTATTGAGCAGCCAGATTCAACTATCTGAAGGAAAAAACAGACTATTATAAAGCCTTTTATTCTTTTTCAAGAGATAATTGTAAAAGATACCTTAAAAAACTTAAAAGGAAACTATATCCTGAAGGTACAATTTTTTAGGAATATTGGAGGGTACTCTCCCAAAGGAGGTGCTTTGCTCATTACATGTGATAAAAGCAGCACACGCACAGGAGTAAACAGCGAAGTTTCCAGTGGCTTGAATTGTGGTATAATAAAGACTACCTGTTCAAATTTATAATTTTGGTTATTTATTTTATAAGCCTTATCCAGATTTGCCTTGTAATCTACATCCTTACAACAGTCGTTTTCCAGAGGTTGTTTTTTCTCCATTCCACAGAAACCGCAATCGTCGGTTTTGTCTTTAACGAAAGTCCAGTCTACCAACTGCCCCATACAATAATGAAGATGTACTCCTGCCCCACTGGCACTTGCCAGATAGAAAACAGTCATAAGAATCAATATTAACCTCTTCATCATAAAGCAAATATTATTATAAAAATCAAAATATGCTTTATATAATTTTCGTAAAATTTTATATAATTAACAGAGTTGCGCTATATTTTATTGAATCATCCTAGTTAAAGACATGGTAATTACAATATATACAAAGGTTTGATTTTGCAGGGGGAGAACATTCCAGAAACTTTTGTAATATATTTGCTAATACCGACTTCGAGCCTACAAAGCCTTGGATCATTATGAAGCATTAATATGTTCTTTCTTCGACTGTCGTTTGCTGAAAGGCGTAAATTCCTTGTTCCCTTCGTCGATCTTCATGACTATTTTCATTAGATATCCAAATGTTTAGTTTATCTGATCGATGACATTACCACGGTAACCGATGTTCATAAATAGCCTTGCAGTTGTTAATGTTACCAACTGTCGCTATTATTACTATCAAAAAAAATTAATGAAACATCCGCTTGCTAATGAAAGTTTTTTCAACTTTTCAACATTTATTATTTTTCTCATTCAGTTTTAAACATGATCTCAAAACTGCAAACAAAATATATTACAGTTTCATTATAAGCGACTTAAATAACATCACTAATCCACATTTTATTTTTATCGGACAGGAGTAAAAGATGGATCATTAAAATGATGTCATAAGACTATCTATTCAAAAGAAATTATCAGGTTAAACCGTTTTCCTTTTTCAACTTCTCATACAAACAGTCCGGATGAAATGTAGCATCTTTATCTAATCCTTTCTGACGCCACATTTCGTGCCAAAGGTGTATAGAATAACTTTCTTCACTAATTGAGATAAGAGGGGGCTGAATGAGCTTATCTGTATCCTGCCAATTTACAGGGCAAAAATAGTCCTTGCTTTTTATAAAAGCAGAAGAATCATATTGTTTCAGGACATTTGTGAATAAAAATGGTCCAAAATTTAGCCACATCACGTTGTCTA
Proteins encoded in this region:
- a CDS encoding heavy-metal-associated domain-containing protein, whose translation is MKSLKMIAIVALTMFGTAALAQSKTEKIKVLGNCGMCKKRIEASLKDEAITNADWDKNSKMLTVTYNSNKINSQTIQQKIASAGHDTPQVKAKNEIYDKLPGCCQYDRTGKPSKAH
- a CDS encoding efflux RND transporter permease subunit; amino-acid sequence: MVHQIIEWSMRNRFIVLVLAIGIFVWGVFAVKKNPIDAIPDLSENQVIVFTEWMGRSPQLIEDQVTYPLVTNLQGIPKIKYVRGSSMFGMSFIYVIFEDDVDVYWARERVMERISTISSTLPQGATPQLGPDGTGVGHVLWYTLDAPDTDLGEQRAIQDWYVKFALQNVPGVSEIASFGGFQKQYQIAIDPNKLLYYKLTVPQVIAAVRSNNNEAGGRKFEMSDIGYIIKTSGYLKSIDEIANIQLKSQNGTPIRISDIAVVQMTGETRLGIFDQDGAGERVGGIVVMRYGENAAEVIDNVKAKMTEVARGLPKGMKFDIVYDRGELIKESVDSITHTLIEEMIVVSLIVIIFLFHWRSAVSIVLQIPITIAASFILLNAFGISSNIMSLTGIALAIGVIVDNGIIMSENAYKHLAERYAEVIGANGSKVNSSDS
- a CDS encoding HYC_CC_PP family protein codes for the protein MMKRLILILMTVFYLASASGAGVHLHYCMGQLVDWTFVKDKTDDCGFCGMEKKQPLENDCCKDVDYKANLDKAYKINNQNYKFEQVVFIIPQFKPLETSLFTPVRVLLLSHVMSKAPPLGEYPPIFLKNCTFRI